In Hippopotamus amphibius kiboko isolate mHipAmp2 chromosome 6, mHipAmp2.hap2, whole genome shotgun sequence, the genomic window AGAAGTGCTatggtcagagaagcagaaggCTCTCTGGGGGTTTAGAGGAGGGGGAAATAATGCAGTCAAGTGATAAGGAatgggaggcaggggagaaggcTTCCCAGAAAAACTGATGGAGGTTACCAGGAGAAGAGAAGGGCTAAAGTGTTCTAAGTAGAGAAAATAGCATTTGTGATGTCTTCCAGGGCATGActttgtcgacttaaaaaaattgcAAGATGTGAGAGTtacaagttgagtttatttgggacaaaatgaggactgcctcccgggagacagcatcccagatagctctgagaaactgttcccaaagaggcagggggaaagaTTGGTATACATGTATTCCTGGTaaaggagtacatgcaatcaaacatgttattgtagggggtttctgctagtcatgaggagcagacgtcaccatgtagggatggtgcttttctagatatgaggagatgcaagggctGGGCTCATACAATCAGCTCCTGAAGACcactaactatctgaagacctgttctgcccattttccaaagcacagtgtgcctcattcctggtctccactctgaattcccttcaggggatgtggaaggtcagcagctgcagcagcatgtGTGGTTTAGTCattgtagtagaggtagatgccaagtgcccatggcaagtgccaatgtaTAGCTGACAACTTCTTtgagaaactaaaataaattaactttggCTTTGTCATAGGTGTCAATTACGAGATTTAATTTTACCCTATTTGCAAGCTAATAAGTTTGGATGCTGGCAGAAAACaggagactcctgggtcagaaacAAAAGACTTTATTACCCACAGTACAACAAGCATCACGTGCATCATGTTTGCAGGGGCTCCCCTTGTTCTCCAAGTCCTACAGTAGCAATGCCATGGGCCAGGTAGGTGCTGAACATACAGTGGTTTTGCATCTCAACTGAGTTTGGTGTATCTACCATTTTAACAGtgctaaaaaagaaacaataaggcCAAAACAGAGTCACCTGTGCTCAGCCTCATATCAGCAAAGTAagacttaatacctaacctaattgTAATTTTGTAATTTCAGCCTCTCCCAGGAATGTGACCTTTAACCAGTCAATCTGGAATTACCTGGTCAGCACTAGTCAGGTAATCTGCCTGATAGACCCACACCTTCCTCCAAATGAAGGTGACCTCGCCTGAAACAGTCCACTCTTTTGCTAgaagctttctttttcctcccccttctgcctataaaaaccTTCCATTTTGGACAGATCCTGAGAGCTCCTTTCTAATGGCTAAGATGGGATACTGCCCGATTCATGAGTCATTAAACAAAGATCTAATTGAGATtttcaaatttactcagttgaacaAAAGTGATAAGCAAGCAAACCACCTTGAGATAAAGGCATTTTCTTCCAGAGCAAAGGGGCAAATTTGCTTATAGCCTTGCATCTTAGTCTGCTCAGGTTGCCATAAGAAAATACAATAgtctgagtggcttaaacaacagaaatttctttctcacagttctggaggctggaaatctgagatcaaggCACTAGTGTGGTCACACTCTGGTGAGAATTCTCTTCCTAGTTGCAGATGGCTGACTTCCTGctttgtcctcacatggcagagacagCCAGCTCCCTGGCATCTCTTattttaagggcactaatctcataaTGGAGGCCCCACCTCACGACCTCATCTacacctaattatctcccaaagtcCCCATCTCCAAGTACCATCACATTTGGGGATTAGAGCTTCAATATATGAGTTTAAAGGGGTCACAGTTCGGTCAGTAACACCTTGGAAGATAGAGTATCACTTGACAAAGCAAAAGCATGGCTACTGCCCATTATAGAAGATTCCAGTTCCCTAAAATCAGCATTCCTCTCCTATAATGCAACACCCACTAAGTGTGCAGGTGTCATTCAGCCATCACTGCATTGTCCTGTGGAAACTGGAACCCAGGGAATCAGCACAAAAATGTTGATATTCTGGCTAATGCCAGAATATAAAACTGTGTCAGGCTAACTTGTTCAGAGCCCTCACAGTTCTTAATGAGGATCTGTGAATTTGTCATTTCTGAGGGGGAGCTTCTCTAGCTGCTGACAAGAACTTGGGTGTGGCCATAGGGCTGATGGCTGAAGATGAAGGAAGCTGGAAGTCACTAAAGATGAGGAAGCCCAGAACTGAGAGTTCTGAATGTTTGACTGGGCTACTCACATTAACTTGGGGCCACCAGGATGACAGCAGGACTTGGAGTGGAATCCTGAGACTTCAGTGAAAGAGAGGCAGTGACTAGAAGATTAATAGTGCTGGAGAAGAGCTAGAAATAGAGGGCAGAGTGTCAACAGAGGAGAAATACAGCTCCAGGTGATCTGTGGACAAATGATCTGAAAGAATTATTAGGGCATGAAGAGGATGTGGTCCACCTCCAGAACCCAAGGAACCTGAGGTGGAGATGTGCTGGATGTTCTCTGCTTGCCCCTCCAGATCACTCTCATATGCTGCTCCAGGCCCTTCAAGACTAACCTTTAAGGACCACATCAATGGGCTCCCCTGCCCTCTGGCTTTCAGCTGGACTCAGCCAATTGCAGGCACAAACAGGAGAGCATGGGATGAGAAACGCCACTTACTCCATCCACTCTCTTCCTCCTTGATCCACACAGGTTGGCTTCTCTGGTCTGTTATTAAGCTCTCCTTGTTATTGAGCCCAAACTCGCTCTGCTTGTGTGTGagcaggccaatgaatcggagacaaagtattgaggcaaggaatacgagcCCAGAAGAGGCACattagtgtctccaaaaaaaccatcttttcggggtctggatgccagtttcttttatagaatcagagagggagaggaggggaagtaaagtaaaaggggctatcagggacttcctaggtggcccagtggttaagaatcgcctgctaatgcagaggaccagggttcgatccctcctccaggaggataccacatgccgtggagcaactaagcccgtgaaccacaactattgagcccatgtgccacaactactgaagcccatgtgcctagagcccgtgctccacagcaagagaagccacggcaatgaggagcccgcgcaccacaacgaagagtagactctgctcgccgcaactagagaaagcccgtgtgcagcaacgaagacccaacacagccaataaataaattaattaattaaaaaaaaaaaagggctatcGGACTtggcaaaacatctcctggaatgactagccttggggaggtgatgtgttaatttcttcttttctgcagccattcactgGTGAgcagggttctctgaggcaggccattaggtgtgattataataacaaaagcaaagattaaagtcaaagaaacagatccagtgTGGAGTCAGAGTTAGCTCTTCCTTGTTGCATCCTCTTTGCTCAAATCGAGTGAGGATGCTATTTCTGGCAAGAACCTGAACCAACACAGGAAGAACAAGCAGCCTCCACTCAAAGTCTGTGGCTGAAGCAGGGGCCTCAGGGGACAGCCAGGGGTCGGGATGAGTGGAAAGGATCTATGGAAGTGTGCTGACTATAATCCAGGCAGAggagtatttattattatttgccaTTTACTGTGCACTTGGTACGTAGCAGGTACTGTGATAGATATTTTGCATGCATTGTCATGTTTAATTTAATCTTAATAGCAACCAAATGAGTTAGCATTATTATGTCTgctttgcaggtgagaaaactgaggtttattGATAATCTGACACTTTGACTCTTATTTCTGTGAGTTCGGATCATTTCTACCTTGTCATTTTGCTGATTAAATGACTTTGCATATGTCAGCTGCACATTATTGAAACTTAACACATAGTAATTATCATTGCGAGATAATAATTGGAAACTGTAGTGGAAGTGCATCCACAGGGGAAGGGCTCCTCTCATCACCATTTTCATTTTAGGGCCATAAATGAAGATGCAGAATgctcatatgtgtgtgtatgggggaaAGAGAGCTCCATCAACATCAACTGAGCACCtatcatgtgccaggctctgtgctgaacACTGGCACTCACAACAGCCCTAAGGGAGAACTCCCATATCATCCCACGtgacagatgaggacacagaggcacACAAGAGTTTTACTGATAGCAAAACTCAGATTCCAACCAAGGCCCAAGCCCATGTGaaagaaagcttcctggaggagctggccTTTGAAGCGAGTAATATGGAGGGggccaggcaggaaggaagaaaggaagctggatgggggtggggctgggtgttAGAGGGTGGTGCAGACTTGAGATAGTGGCTCCAACATGTGTTTTTCAACACCACGAAGCAAGTAATTCTGACACAATCTGCCTGGAGAGTCCACGGGTTAAGGGCTAAGTCCCACAAGGCTGCTCCCATTCCCCACTTCTGATGCCAATCACATgttcaggttgtcacctgtgcttctgaccaacagGCTATAGGCACTCCTATCACTTGGGAATTCCAAGGGTTTGAGGAACTTTGTGCCAGGAAGCAGGGACAGAGACTAAATGTGTTTCTTGTTATACCACAGGGGTTCTAATAGGGAGAGAACTGACAGCGTGTTaagagagagaagccagaaaCAGTCGAACTAGGGCCCACTTTGTTTTCTCCACTCTAGAGCCTGCCTGGGTCACCAAGGGctgccagccctgggaggggaaCATCCAGGCAAGAGACCCCTAGGCTTTCTGGGACCCTGCTTGCCCCGTGGGCCCCAGTCTGGACTCCTCAGGCCCTGGGTATGGTTCTACACAGAAAATGAGATGTCTGTGAGAAATCTTCATGACCTCAAAGAGCCTGTgagagaatattactcagccataacagagaatgaaatattgccatttgcagcaatatggatggacctagagattataatactaaccgaagtcagataaagacaaatatatggtattctttatatgtggaatctaaaaaaaaaaaaatgatacaaatgaacttatttacgaaacagaaatagactcagagacatagaaaacaaactcatggttaccaaaggggaagggggggaaggataaattaggagtttgggattaacatatatacactactatatataaaatagataaacaacaaggacgtACTAtacggcacagggaactatattcaattataggttatcttgtgataacctataatgtgATAACCTTTtttcagaaaagaatctgaaaaagaatatatgtatatacacatatataactgaatcattctgcTGTGCACCTAAAACATCATatatcaaccatacttcaatttaaaaaaagaagaaaaagaaaaagcctagaAGAACTTGTACATTTGCTTGCAGAAAGTCCAGACGCTAATTAATGTAAATTTCCTCATTTCTGGCTGGAATTTTCCCAGCTCAGTGTAGCGGTGgtggatgaaaaaaattaatagtcgATCTcagaaaagaatgcaaaatttTGTTGGAGCCAGCCTGAGGATTCTAACCTGGGAGATGGTTTTTCggaaagctctgaggactgttccaCCCATTAGAAGTCAAAGCACAGTTGTATAAGTTTTAGAGACAAATATACATCAAATGACGTATCCCTGACAATTTACACAAGCCAGATCTGCACACCTAAAGCGAGTAGTGGGTTGTGTGTCATCATTGCTCCTTACAAGATTAAGAAGAAAGGTTATCTCctaaggaggtctggttaatgcagATGCATAACACACAccaaagggaagggaggaggccagggcggcaaagaaaatttttgtttaagtttgttcttgtcttgccataaaatatgaattttatttcatcgcAGTGATGACTGATAGCCTACTGATTAGAAACGTTGGTTCATTCTGTCCACTGGAAAAAACACACACCTTAAGAGCAGTGAGATTCAGTTTTATTCAGGGACTGtactgaggactgtagcccaggagacagcctctcagagagtCCTGAGGAACTGCTCCGAAGAAGTAGGGGAGGGGCCCTTATGTATATGAATTTCTTGGAAAATATGTGTAGTTAAGCATAAAAAAtgttactgctaatcacaaagaacaggtatttcaagttaatgattttagtgcttatCTACCTATGTATGGAAGATAGaagaatctggggtcattgaaattcttcctgagatatgcatcttaactatctaggggccCTTATATCTAAAACATAGAATACTTCCTCCTGTGttttccatcctgaatccccctcagggtgcactgtcATGGGTGACTTCACTACCCACTGGTAAGTGGGCTGTGACTGAACCCTTTGTATTAGGGGATAATGAATGAcactttctatccttttttaaattttattttattttttatttttattggcatatagttgacttacaatgttatgttagtttcaggtgtacaacaaagtgaatcagttatacacatacatatatccactttttttttccttctttatattcttttcccgtataggccattacagagtactgaatagagttccctgtgctgtacagcaggttcttcttagttatctgttttatatgtaatagtgtgtatatgtcaatcccaatctcccaatttatccctttcccaCCCTTATCCCCTAAgcaaccataagtttattttctacatctgtgctttgttctttttgtttacaGTTCATAGGTAcatcttttaaataattcaaaggaGAAAGGTAAGGCATTTCTTTCTTAGACGTCAGATTTATTAAGATAGGATTTGTGCACAATAATATTCGCCcttttaagtataaaattcaatgatttttgacaaacacatacagttgtgtaaccatcaccacaatcaagatacagaacattaccatcaccccagaaagttcccttgtgtCCTTTTATATTCAACCCATCACCCTACTCCCAGACCTTGCCAACCATTTACATTTTATgtcctatagttttgccttttcaagagTATCATAGAAATGGCATCATACAGTAGGTTTTGttatgaacatatattttcatttcttttggttaaatacctaggagtgagaCAGCTGGGTTGTATGGTATAATGTTTAATTGTGCcaggaattgccaaactgttttccaatgtggttgcaccattttacattcccattagcagTGTGTGAGAATTCCAGTACTTGGGCTCAGGTCTTTGTTCTTAgcaattctaataggtgtgtagtggtatctcgttttgattttaattttaatttccttaatacaagttattcttttttaataagcAAGACTTGTCTAGAGACACAGTATTTTAAACCTTGGGGCATTCTAGGTTGCTGCCTTTGCCTGATACAGAGACTAGGGGACATCTTTCCCAGTCCTGTGTCAGCAGGGATTTGCACTTCTTGCATCCAGTCAGTAGAGGGCAGGAGAGGACAGAAAATAAGCTTCCCAGTTTTTGGACTATCCGGGGCCGGCATCTATAGTATTTGGATGCAGTACTCTATTTATAGTTCTTCTCAAATCCCTCTCCCTCTGAATATTCTTAGCTGCTAGGCTGTTAAGCTTGACTCCCCAAATTAATCTTGTGAAGTGATTCAAGGTCAAACCTCTTAACTAACCTTGTAAAATCCTAAGAACCGAGCTACCAAAACTGAGCCACCTTTGTAGAGCCTTTAATAAGTTCACTTTCCAATGTCACTCATCACAGCTGGTGTTACGGGGAACCACAGGCTGCTGAGCTGGTGAACCCGTTATTCTCCAACTTTTCAGGAGCTGAGAGAGACTAAGGAAAGTCTCTGTGGGGGCAAGTCTCCAGACCCCACCATTGGCTACAGATCCTCCTCTCTAGCACCTGGGTTGCGGCAGTTCAGACGGGGCACAGCACAGATtttctggggctggggctgccgaGTGCCCCCAGAGATGTACTCCAGCCTGAGCCCTGGGCTCCCCTCTGGTAGTTGGAACCAAAAGGTCCTGAGGAGGGTAGTGAACATCAAGAAGAGCTCCATCCGAGCCAACTGGTCCCCTAGGCACACCCGCTGCCCTGGAAGCAGAAGGAAAGGTCAGAAGGTGGCAGCTGTCCCTGTGCCTCTCCCATCGCACCCGCCACCCACCACTCATGACCCAGTGCTGTGCCCAGTACCTGCAGAGAATGGCAGGAAGGCCTCTTTGGCCAGGAAATTTCCATCCTTGTCCAGGATGTGGCCAGGGTTGAACGGTTCGGGGGTCTCCCAGTACTCAGGGTCATAGAGCACAGAGGCCAGGTTGGGCAAGATGGCGGTGCCCTGCAGAGAGGAGCTTGTGTGGCTCAGAGAGCTCAGCCGACCCAGCACCTGGCCCTGATGCCAGGCTGACATGGGTTCAGAGACGACTCGATGTGAAGGGGAGAGTCACCTGGGGACAGGGGGCCTCAAAGGGCATCAGCAGACAGACCCTCACCTCAGTGCAGCTGCTGGGCATTATGCTCTCCTGGCTAAGGGGCACTCACCTCCATCCTAAAGACTCCCAGCCCGGGCGAGAGACACAGCTGCTGCCTCCCAGGACAAGGGCCAGTGGCTATTGGGCATGACTGGAGGGGACCAAGTTCTGTAGAGGGCAACAAACGCTGGtggtgtgtgtaagtgtgtgtgtgtgagagagagagagagagagaggggatgaaTGGAAGGGCaaacaaagaggaagaaagactgaataacaaggcagagaaaaggagaagagacagaaagcTTCATTCCTTAGGATTAGGGAGAGGAGAGCGTAacctctaaccctaaccctaaccctaaccctaaccctaacccgagcCCTCACTCTACCTCAAAGAAGTGAATGGCTGGGAAGAGAATCAGACTGATCAGATGGGAGCAGAAAGGAGCCAAAGGCTCCTGTTGGTGACTTCTGCTCCTCGCCACGTGGGCCCTGGGCTGACCAGAAGGCCAACGCGGAGCCAGGATGGAGGTGGCTGTGGACCCGGGACCTGGGACACGCAGCTCCAGGGGTTCTGAGGAAGGCCTCAGATCCTGTGGCTCCTTAACCAGCACCAGAGAGTTAAGCTGGTCACCCCAGTGAGGATTAGAGAAGCGGCCACAGAATTCTTGGTTTTGACAAAGGTATcttgagattaaaaacaaaaacctcacagtttgaagcctgcacaccaaacAGAAGCCAATAAAAAATGCAGAAGTGCAGACAACATAAGTACTTTCagaagtctttctttctttctttctttctttctttctttctttctttctttctttctttctttctttctttctttctctctctctctctctcttctctcttctttctttctttctttctttctttctttctttctttctttctttctttctttctttctttctttctttctttctttctttctttctttctttcttttcttttccccattgctCTACTGAAGCCTTAAGGGAGGGGCTTGACCCTAGCCATCCAGACTGAGAGGCACccagacctcttccctccacGGCTTTACGCAGAGGGATTGGGAAGCACATGTCCTTGCTGCTCCCTGAGTGAGCTCGTTGTTTCCTAGTTATAGTCCTGGAAATTTCCCCCCATTTCCCCTACCTGGGATGAAGTAACCTCTGCATCACCACAGTTCTTAATAATCACCCTCATGGGCAGAGGCTCCTGGCAagatgcccccccaccccgccctgccccgAATTATTTATATCCTGTTCTGGGTGATGTTCTGGACTCCTTGCAAAGCGACTGACTGATCTTAATTTGCGGGACAGGCTCAGACCGTAGCCTATCCAGTATACAACAAGGGCAAGCATCCTCACCTCCAAATTACAGAACCATCTGCCTGCTGGGTACTTCCTGGGGACTCTAGCCCAACTTCTTCCCAGTAAATGGCAGCTTGGAGTTTATAATCAAACAGGATGTCTGAGGAGAGACAGGCTCGAAGTGCCACCTCTGTATTAGAGACCATTGCTGTTGTCGCTGTCATTTGACTGATAGAATGGTTAAGAACAGTTTAGGAATATCTGTAACGTTTAACGATCTACTGTCAAGTTTTGGTTCTGCTTTCAGAAGACATCTCGTGCCCAAGTTGGAAAAGCTTGATATTGATTCCAGGCTGTTAATGGTTCCCTGGAGCTCTTATCACAGCACAACCCCTGGAATCAAATTGGCAGGaatattaatgaagaaaaaaaatgcatggagGCAGGAACCTCAAGTCTGATGAAATTAATAAGAATTTAATAATCACATTATGGCAGGCCCTTGCAGTCAAGTCTGCCCTGAACTATGGCCTGTAAGAGTTGAACAAAGATTCTCATGATGAAGAAAATTGGGCCCCCATGACTTCTCACCCATTGTTTTCATGGTGTATCACCTTGTATCACGGAGGCTTCCACCAAGGACAGGCTGGAGCATCAGTGCTGAGCTGAAGTCCCTTTCTGAGGAAAGTCTTGGGGTTCTGGCCATCACGTTCATGCACAGGGCACCAAGATGAGTGACTCTGTTTCATCGTCATTAAAATGGCAACCTTGCCACCTATACAACTGTGCTACCTTTCCTTTAAAATGACACCCTGCTCCCAAAATGATTCTTGATGCCTGGCATTCACTCCCCCTGAAATCCTCTCCCCTTGAGGGTGGGCTAGCTCTAGCGACTCACTTTTAGCaaacagaatatggca contains:
- the LOC130854833 gene encoding cytochrome P450 2K6-like, producing MSAWHQGQVLGRLSSLSHTSSSLQGTAILPNLASVLYDPEYWETPEPFNPGHILDKDGNFLAKEAFLPFSAGQRVCLGDQLARMELFLMFTTLLRTFWFQLPEGSPGLRLEYISGGTRQPQPQKICAVPRLNCRNPGAREEDL